A window of Ptychodera flava strain L36383 chromosome 1, AS_Pfla_20210202, whole genome shotgun sequence contains these coding sequences:
- the LOC139140121 gene encoding uncharacterized protein isoform X1 yields MKLLISCGFLFALTIVAISAESVEKRDTEKRGRSAWPRPLSIHVAGGQRRRQQGKRWTPFIFSKTGGKRGSLEYDTVGDIEDVVKEVLAYMELKENGMLDECLADKSYIEDANAVEDQ; encoded by the exons ATGAAGTTACTTATCAGCTGTGGATTTCTCTTCGCACTCACAATCGTAGCCATCAGTGCAGAATCTGTTGAAAAA AGAGACACAGAAAAGAGGGGCAGGAGTGCGTGGCCAAGGCCCCTTTCTATTCACG TCGCAGGTGGGCAGCGAAGAAGACAGCAAGGAAAGAGGTGGACTCCTTTTATATTCAGCAAAA CAGGCGGAAAACGAGGATCATTGGAGTATGATACTGTAGGTGATATTGAGGATGTTGTCAAGGAAGTGCTTGCATACATGGAACTTAAAG aaaatggcATGCTGGATGAATGTCTCGCAGACAAGTCATACATCGAAGACGCAAACGCAGTCGAAGACCAGTAA
- the LOC139140121 gene encoding uncharacterized protein isoform X2, whose amino-acid sequence MKLLISCGFLFALTIVAISAESVEKRDTEKRGRSAWPRPLSIHVAGGQRRRQQGKRWTPFIFSKSGKRGSLEYDTVGDIEDVVKEVLAYMELKENGMLDECLADKSYIEDANAVEDQ is encoded by the exons ATGAAGTTACTTATCAGCTGTGGATTTCTCTTCGCACTCACAATCGTAGCCATCAGTGCAGAATCTGTTGAAAAA AGAGACACAGAAAAGAGGGGCAGGAGTGCGTGGCCAAGGCCCCTTTCTATTCACG TCGCAGGTGGGCAGCGAAGAAGACAGCAAGGAAAGAGGTGGACTCCTTTTATATTCAGCAAAA GCGGAAAACGAGGATCATTGGAGTATGATACTGTAGGTGATATTGAGGATGTTGTCAAGGAAGTGCTTGCATACATGGAACTTAAAG aaaatggcATGCTGGATGAATGTCTCGCAGACAAGTCATACATCGAAGACGCAAACGCAGTCGAAGACCAGTAA